A single genomic interval of Lucilia cuprina isolate Lc7/37 chromosome 2, ASM2204524v1, whole genome shotgun sequence harbors:
- the LOC111684742 gene encoding dual oxidase maturation factor 1 isoform X1, with the protein MHVNVTLTAIPVGNWTPPDIDYNERFTWEGATDMSNNYRDALKRGLPFPILTVAEYFSLGREGFSWGGQYRAAGYFASIMLWASLASWLLMNLLLIAVPRYGAYMKALTGALLIGTNVGYYCQLPKRPLTIYMEGGRLEFHLGWCYWLLLVAGILCFIAGVLISIIDLVWPHTFSTVLEVYYGTPYDRHVILEESSDVRYRKRTSRSLEDPPGLGSRILRRLSSKARDNSHMQQNRGSSGSNMPVHMAGHVHTHPHMNAGVENKAFQSDVPKSPWRYPFRRAQQIQAHPMHMQRTLSQDSGSSMGSAAIQISPLHKHALSRMLPNPPINRIRDMDHW; encoded by the exons CAATACCCGTTGGCAACTGGACCCCACCCGACATTGATTACAATGAACGTTTCACATGGGAGGGTGCCACCGATATGAGTAACAATTATCGCGATGCATTGAAGCGTGGTTTGCCGTTTCCCATCTTAACTGTGGCTGAGTACTTTAGTCTTGGCCGTGAAGGTTTTTCGTGGGGTGGTCAATATCGTGCTGCTGGCTATTTTGCCAGCATAATGCTGTGGGCTTCATTGGCCTCTTGGCTGCTAATGAATTTGTTACTTATCGCTGTGCCACGGTATGGTGCATATATGAAGGCATTAACTGGTGCACTCTTGATTGGTACGAATGTGGGTTACTATTGTCAATTGCCGAAGAGACCATTAACAATTTACATGGAGGGTGGTCGTTTGGAATTTCATTTGGGTTGGTGTTATTGGCTCTTGCTAGTGGCAG gcATTTTATGCTTTATAGCAGGTGTATTAATTTCTATCATCGATTTGGTATGGCCTCATACATTCTCAACCGTCCTAGAGGTCTACTATGGTACACCCTATGATCGTCATGTTATTCTTGAGGAGTCTAGTGATGTGCGTTATCGCAAACGTACTAGTCGCAGTCTAGAAGATCCTCCCGGCTTAGGATCTCGTATATTGAGACGTTTATCTTCGAAGGCACGTGACAATTCACATATGCAACAAAATCGCGGCAGTTCGGGCAGTAATATGCCTGTACACATGGCTGGCCATGTACATACACACCCCCACATGAATGCCGGCGTTGAGAATAAGGCATTCCAAAGTGATGTACCCAAGAGTCCTTGGCGTTATCCCTTCCGTCGTGCTCAACAGATTCAGGCTCATCCTATGCATATGCAAAGAACTTTGTCACAAGATTCAGGTTCATCGATGGGTTCGGCGGCCATACAAATATCACCATTGCACAAACATGCCTTGTCGAGAATGTTACC aaATCCTCCTATTAATCGCATAAGAGACATGGATCACTGGTGA